In one window of Desulforhabdus amnigena DNA:
- a CDS encoding glycosyltransferase, producing MKKLLMFCYYFPPISDVGAIRSEHFSKYLPRFGWNPTVITVSNPMKGYCETKGDLLPGMPIVKAPSAFNPMPLIHLSNALYAATRRFLGLRESYAFFVWLTQLWIPDPFMFWIPGAARAAQRLPLNRFDAIYASCSPLSGAVAAAWIKKRSGLPLILDFRDPMSRRVLRGDETFSDLARYRLEKQLLQYCDELILVTEETRQRYLTAYPFLKGRVTVLRNGYHDFFKFRGSAHEGSRKQFRMIYSGNFYHGMVPSEPFFDALKHIVKEQLLPGDRIFFHYVGASSHWIKKLVQERDLTDYVRIDDPVPREQLRHYLKASNAVLLRNYTPCISTKLYEGIAMGKPLLATVESREVETIIKSYSPQSIVVSPTDIEGIVQAICALYRKWEDGILIDTISTEFLEEYSWKTRTKRLAEVLDTVTCSNGRGRYV from the coding sequence ATGAAAAAATTGTTGATGTTTTGTTATTACTTCCCCCCGATCAGTGATGTGGGAGCCATACGTAGCGAACATTTCTCAAAGTATCTGCCTAGGTTTGGCTGGAATCCCACAGTAATCACCGTATCCAACCCTATGAAGGGTTATTGCGAAACAAAAGGCGATCTGCTTCCTGGCATGCCCATCGTCAAGGCGCCAAGCGCCTTCAACCCTATGCCGTTGATTCACCTCTCCAATGCATTGTATGCAGCAACTCGAAGATTTCTTGGTTTGCGTGAGTCATACGCATTTTTCGTGTGGCTGACACAATTATGGATTCCTGATCCATTCATGTTCTGGATACCTGGTGCTGCACGAGCAGCTCAAAGGCTTCCGTTGAATCGCTTTGATGCAATATATGCTTCTTGCTCTCCTCTGAGCGGAGCGGTAGCTGCCGCCTGGATCAAAAAACGCTCAGGACTCCCCCTAATTTTGGACTTCAGAGATCCAATGTCCCGCCGTGTATTGAGAGGCGATGAAACTTTCTCCGATCTAGCACGCTATCGACTTGAAAAGCAGCTCTTGCAATATTGTGATGAACTCATTCTTGTGACGGAGGAAACCAGACAACGCTATTTGACTGCCTATCCTTTTCTGAAAGGGCGTGTTACAGTACTAAGAAATGGATATCATGATTTCTTTAAATTCCGGGGCTCAGCCCATGAAGGCTCGCGTAAGCAGTTTCGCATGATTTATTCCGGCAACTTCTATCATGGAATGGTACCTTCCGAACCTTTTTTTGACGCACTCAAACACATCGTGAAGGAACAGCTGCTTCCGGGAGACCGCATTTTTTTCCACTACGTGGGCGCATCCTCGCACTGGATCAAGAAACTTGTCCAGGAACGGGATTTAACGGATTATGTCCGCATTGATGATCCGGTGCCACGAGAACAACTGAGGCATTATCTCAAAGCTTCGAACGCAGTATTGTTGCGTAACTACACTCCTTGCATCAGCACCAAGCTTTATGAAGGGATTGCGATGGGTAAACCTTTACTCGCAACGGTCGAATCTCGAGAGGTCGAAACAATCATTAAATCTTATTCACCACAGTCCATAGTGGTTTCACCAACGGATATCGAAGGAATCGTGCAGGCAATTTGCGCTTTATACAGGAAATGGGAAGATGGGATCCTCATTGATACTATTTCCACAGAGTTTTTGGAGGAGTATTCCTGGAAAACCAGGACAAAGCGATTGGCAGAGGTTCTCGACACGGTAACTTGTTCGAATGGCAGAGGCCGGTATGTTTAA
- a CDS encoding glycosyltransferase: MDISIIIPCFNEAAILRQTLGAIGRYMLDFKGSFEIIIVDNGSTDGSLQIGQEYGIKTLLAPSITIAALRNLGVTHSSGTILAFLDADVEITKEWVHAIQAFAANYPSNASIITGAPYLKPSNASWLENHWFVGSEFSQKHINSGNMVVPRALFTRLSGFDEKLITGEDWEFCQRATRFGSKLVIDPKFKTYHYGFPKSLTQFIKREIWHGLGDSGSWQKIIHSRPAMLALVSISCCILCLVLGIWFTAPSLFIAGFLAIIFPSLAMSFKRSQTLGHIPGNTLIASVYILARFGALVKNAVRTTSKKR, encoded by the coding sequence TTGGACATAAGTATCATCATTCCATGCTTTAATGAAGCTGCCATATTGCGTCAGACCCTTGGGGCAATCGGCCGATACATGTTGGACTTCAAAGGAAGCTTTGAGATCATCATTGTCGACAATGGCTCAACCGATGGGTCTCTGCAAATCGGCCAAGAATACGGTATCAAAACTCTGTTGGCGCCTTCCATCACCATTGCCGCATTAAGAAACCTAGGTGTGACTCATTCGAGCGGCACCATACTAGCTTTCCTCGATGCTGACGTTGAGATCACCAAGGAATGGGTGCATGCGATCCAAGCATTTGCTGCAAATTATCCGTCGAACGCATCGATTATCACCGGTGCTCCCTACCTCAAACCATCAAATGCTTCTTGGCTGGAGAACCACTGGTTTGTAGGAAGTGAGTTCAGTCAAAAACACATCAACAGTGGCAACATGGTAGTGCCACGGGCTCTCTTTACGCGCCTTTCAGGATTTGACGAGAAGCTCATAACCGGTGAAGATTGGGAATTTTGTCAGCGCGCTACTCGATTCGGCTCAAAACTGGTCATCGATCCCAAATTCAAAACTTATCATTATGGATTTCCTAAATCATTGACACAGTTTATAAAACGAGAGATATGGCATGGATTAGGCGACAGCGGCAGTTGGCAAAAAATCATTCATTCCAGACCTGCCATGCTTGCTCTCGTCAGCATCTCTTGTTGCATCCTATGTCTTGTATTGGGTATTTGGTTTACTGCACCATCTCTTTTTATAGCTGGTTTTTTGGCGATTATATTTCCATCTCTTGCGATGTCGTTCAAACGTAGTCAGACACTCGGTCATATCCCCGGCAATACTCTGATTGCCTCAGTTTATATATTGGCACGGTTTGGTGCATTGGTCAAAAATGCTGTCCGCACAACCAGCAAGAAAAGGTAA
- the tnpA gene encoding IS66 family insertion sequence element accessory protein TnpA — protein sequence MKKTQSTDNEVRQKFWEHHLAQWQAGGLSQAEYCRRHGLSVKTFGYHKRTKGTDSLCLVEVPLAAPVCSLPKPLSLTVGSRYTIRIEAGFDADTLRDLLEVLDR from the coding sequence ATGAAGAAGACCCAATCGACTGACAATGAAGTAAGGCAGAAATTCTGGGAGCACCACCTGGCTCAATGGCAAGCAGGTGGTCTGTCGCAGGCCGAATACTGTCGAAGGCATGGACTGAGCGTCAAGACCTTCGGCTATCACAAACGCACGAAAGGAACAGACTCGCTCTGCCTTGTGGAGGTCCCCCTGGCAGCTCCGGTTTGCTCTCTCCCCAAGCCCCTCAGTCTCACCGTGGGCTCCCGGTACACCATCCGGATCGAAGCAGGCTTTGATGCAGACACTCTGCGCGATCTCCTCGAGGTGCTCGACCGATGA
- the tnpB gene encoding IS66 family insertion sequence element accessory protein TnpB (TnpB, as the term is used for proteins encoded by IS66 family insertion elements, is considered an accessory protein, since TnpC, encoded by a neighboring gene, is a DDE family transposase.) — translation MIALPQHTRVYLALGSTDMRKEINGLSILAEGTLSLDPFSGHLFVFCNRSRSTVKILYWQRNGFCLFQKRLEKERFRWPETREQVMEIGLRDLSFLLEGLDFTALHPHRDLHYSTLL, via the coding sequence ATGATCGCCCTGCCGCAGCACACCCGGGTCTATCTTGCTTTGGGCAGTACCGACATGCGCAAGGAGATCAACGGACTCTCGATTCTTGCGGAAGGGACGCTCTCGCTCGATCCTTTCTCAGGACATCTTTTCGTCTTCTGCAATAGAAGTCGATCGACCGTAAAGATCCTCTATTGGCAAAGGAACGGGTTCTGCCTTTTTCAAAAGAGGTTGGAGAAGGAACGGTTCCGCTGGCCTGAAACCAGAGAGCAGGTGATGGAGATCGGGCTGAGGGACCTGTCTTTCCTTCTCGAGGGGCTCGATTTCACCGCCCTCCATCCCCACCGGGATTTGCACTACTCCACCCTTCTCTAA